A window of the Butyricimonas virosa genome harbors these coding sequences:
- a CDS encoding efflux RND transporter periplasmic adaptor subunit — protein MINKSIKYIGVILLAYTLNACNEQRMNSSSETTTPVWLAEVGKRDVRELTTTTGTAKAAKTVEVKSETNGKYELMINPKTKRPYKLGDIVEEGAVIIKLNNKEHENTVSLSTKKMQVDIAKKEWEGQKAVFEKGGATEKDVLNAESSYIQAQSALESAYTELAKLTIKAPFKGAIVNLPYFTPNVEIASGETMVGLMDYSQMYMEIALPENTIDKVKVGQKVLVTNYNIKSDTLSGLVSQLSPAINEDTRTYTGYITINNPELKLRPGMFAKGEIITLQKDSVIVIPKDIVNSRRGGNRIVYTVEQNRAMEKIITVGISDDRFIEVESGLNQGDKIVVKGYEFLRNRGKVKIMK, from the coding sequence ATGATCAACAAATCTATAAAATATATCGGGGTGATTTTATTGGCTTACACCTTGAACGCTTGCAACGAGCAACGAATGAATTCTTCTTCAGAAACAACCACTCCGGTCTGGCTTGCCGAAGTCGGAAAACGTGATGTCCGGGAACTGACCACCACGACAGGAACAGCCAAAGCGGCCAAAACGGTAGAAGTGAAATCCGAGACAAACGGTAAATACGAGTTGATGATTAACCCCAAGACCAAGCGCCCCTACAAGCTAGGCGACATTGTCGAGGAAGGTGCCGTGATTATCAAGCTAAATAATAAAGAACACGAAAATACCGTATCATTGTCGACAAAAAAGATGCAGGTCGATATCGCCAAGAAAGAGTGGGAAGGTCAAAAAGCCGTATTTGAAAAAGGCGGAGCCACGGAAAAAGATGTACTAAATGCTGAAAGTAGTTACATACAGGCGCAATCGGCATTGGAATCGGCCTACACGGAGCTGGCAAAACTCACGATTAAAGCCCCGTTCAAAGGAGCTATCGTGAACCTACCGTATTTTACCCCGAACGTGGAGATCGCATCAGGCGAAACGATGGTCGGATTGATGGACTACAGCCAGATGTACATGGAAATCGCATTGCCGGAAAACACGATCGACAAGGTGAAAGTGGGTCAAAAAGTGTTGGTCACCAATTATAATATCAAATCAGATACCCTGTCCGGCCTTGTTTCCCAGCTATCCCCGGCAATCAACGAGGATACCCGCACATACACCGGATACATCACGATTAACAACCCGGAACTGAAACTACGTCCCGGAATGTTCGCGAAAGGAGAGATTATTACTTTGCAAAAAGATTCGGTTATTGTCATACCGAAGGACATCGTTAACTCCCGCCGAGGGGGGAACCGGATTGTCTACACAGTGGAACAAAACCGGGCTATGGAAAAAATCATCACGGTTGGTATCAGTGACGATCGTTTCATCGAGGTGGAAAGCGGTCTGAACCAAGGAGACAAGATCGTGGTGAAAGGCTACGAATTCCTGAGAAACAGAGGCAAAGTAAAAATCATGAAATAA
- a CDS encoding TolC family protein, with product MKKIASISLIISGILMLCSGSTFAQEILTLEKALEIAYQQSPSIIQSKMSLEQSELALIQQKASLKSQFSLNLSPFQYTRSTSFDEYNTQWYTRKSMSSGLDFRISQPIKWTDGTVTLSNSFNWQDDDNQSFGAKSTSFSNNLSLNLEQPIFTYNKTKMQLKRLEFNLEKAKIQYALAQLNIEKNVTSAFYGVYQSYKRLVTAREAFQSQKENYELIKNKVEQGLIAPEELFQAEVTLATNENSLADTETSYENTKDQFKQTLGLPLDIDISILPNIQIDSVHVDVNQAVKYALTQRMEIRQQQIAIEEGIFSLIEAKDNNKFKGSISARVGLMGQGDKFNGAFSKPDDNETIGITLTVPIWDWGARKANIRSTELSNENTEISNEEERKSIMLDVRQVCRELPKLLRQIEIARQTVKNAERTYDINVEKYRSGNLTGMELKNQQTQLTDAKNSLTDAIISYKLKLLDLKIQTLWDYQNNKSYLPVDLLK from the coding sequence ATGAAAAAGATCGCGTCAATATCGTTGATTATTTCGGGAATACTCATGCTTTGTTCCGGATCAACGTTTGCTCAAGAAATTTTGACGTTGGAAAAAGCTTTAGAAATTGCTTATCAACAAAGCCCTTCCATCATTCAAAGTAAAATGAGCTTGGAACAAAGTGAGCTGGCTCTGATCCAGCAAAAAGCTTCGTTAAAATCACAGTTCAGTTTGAACCTGAGCCCGTTTCAATATACCAGAAGCACGTCGTTCGACGAGTACAACACGCAATGGTATACCCGTAAATCCATGAGTTCCGGTTTGGACTTTAGGATCAGTCAACCGATAAAGTGGACTGACGGAACAGTCACCCTCAGCAACTCGTTCAACTGGCAGGATGATGACAACCAATCTTTCGGAGCCAAAAGTACTTCTTTTTCAAATAATCTCAGCTTAAATTTGGAGCAACCGATCTTTACCTACAACAAGACAAAAATGCAATTGAAAAGGTTGGAATTCAATCTTGAGAAAGCAAAAATACAATACGCTCTGGCCCAACTGAACATCGAGAAAAACGTGACTTCGGCGTTTTATGGCGTTTACCAATCTTATAAAAGATTAGTCACTGCCCGAGAAGCTTTCCAGAGTCAAAAAGAAAACTACGAATTAATCAAAAATAAAGTGGAACAAGGTTTGATTGCCCCGGAAGAACTTTTCCAAGCGGAAGTGACCTTGGCCACGAACGAGAATTCACTCGCCGACACGGAAACGAGTTACGAGAATACCAAAGATCAATTCAAGCAAACCTTGGGTTTACCGTTGGATATAGACATCAGCATCCTACCTAATATCCAGATTGATTCGGTTCACGTGGATGTAAATCAAGCTGTCAAATATGCTTTAACTCAACGCATGGAGATCCGCCAGCAACAAATTGCCATTGAAGAAGGTATTTTCAGCTTGATCGAGGCAAAAGACAACAATAAGTTTAAAGGTAGTATCTCCGCCAGAGTGGGATTGATGGGCCAAGGAGACAAGTTCAACGGAGCTTTCTCGAAACCGGATGACAATGAAACGATCGGGATTACGCTGACCGTGCCGATCTGGGATTGGGGCGCAAGAAAAGCAAACATCCGCAGCACGGAATTATCCAACGAGAACACAGAAATCAGTAACGAGGAAGAAAGAAAATCCATCATGCTCGATGTACGTCAGGTATGTCGGGAATTACCCAAGTTATTAAGACAAATCGAAATCGCCCGCCAAACGGTTAAAAATGCCGAACGCACGTATGACATAAACGTTGAAAAATATCGTAGCGGGAACCTTACCGGTATGGAACTTAAAAATCAACAGACTCAGTTGACCGACGCGAAAAACTCGTTGACGGATGCCATCATTTCATATAAATTGAAATTACTGGATCTGAAAATCCAAACCCTGTGGGATTACCAAAACAACAAGTCTTATTTACCGGTTGATTTATTGAAATAA
- a CDS encoding ABC transporter ATP-binding protein has product MRIKIVNLNKVYPGGKKALKDLNLEIEPGMFGLLGPNGAGKTSLMRIMTLLQSCTSGTIYFDNYDIAKDRKAIRSLLGYLPQDFRFFEKLKTWEFLDYGAGLAGIKGKQHRAEVVDEMLRKVGLFEVRDRWANRLSGGMKRRLGIAQAIIGNPKVIIVDEPTTGLDPEERIRFRNILSDISDKDSIIILSTHIVGDISSTCKKLALLNRGELKFEGSPDEMIDLARGKVWEIFVTDMEYEEIKDKYPIISTIPTDGGMEIQVVADAIDGYSHKAIEPNLEHAYVYYMDYLLKDKMNMQVEAIKENELFK; this is encoded by the coding sequence ATGCGTATAAAAATTGTAAATCTGAATAAAGTCTACCCGGGAGGTAAAAAAGCCTTAAAAGACTTGAATTTGGAAATCGAACCGGGAATGTTCGGCCTGTTAGGACCGAATGGAGCAGGAAAAACCTCTCTCATGAGAATCATGACTCTATTGCAGAGTTGCACGTCAGGAACCATCTATTTCGATAATTATGATATTGCCAAAGACCGGAAGGCAATTCGCTCCCTGTTGGGCTACTTGCCACAGGATTTCCGTTTCTTCGAGAAACTAAAAACCTGGGAATTCCTCGATTACGGTGCCGGGCTTGCCGGGATCAAGGGGAAACAACACCGGGCCGAAGTGGTAGACGAGATGCTACGCAAAGTTGGTTTATTTGAAGTCCGTGACCGTTGGGCCAACCGATTATCCGGAGGTATGAAACGAAGACTCGGGATCGCCCAAGCCATCATCGGGAACCCGAAAGTCATTATCGTGGACGAGCCGACTACCGGACTGGACCCGGAAGAGAGAATTCGGTTCCGTAACATCCTGTCAGACATCAGCGACAAGGATTCCATCATCATCCTTTCCACTCATATCGTGGGAGACATTTCAAGTACCTGTAAGAAACTGGCCTTGCTAAACCGCGGAGAGTTGAAGTTTGAAGGTTCACCGGACGAGATGATCGATCTGGCTCGCGGAAAAGTATGGGAAATCTTCGTAACCGATATGGAATACGAAGAAATCAAAGATAAATACCCGATTATTTCAACCATTCCGACGGATGGCGGTATGGAGATTCAAGTCGTGGCCGATGCCATTGACGGCTACTCGCACAAAGCGATCGAACCGAACCTCGAACATGCCTACGTTTACTACATGGACTATTTGTTGAAAGACAAAATGAACATGCAAGTCGAAGCGATCAAAGAAAACGAATTGTTCAAGTAA
- the recO gene encoding DNA repair protein RecO translates to MHTVKAIILKSIPHSEQQQILHVYSEERGYMQMITPLALFKRKANASAQCMQIVEIEFIPNERGGLHKLKSFSPLVNTSAIYFDVYKMNIALLWGEILNLVLRDSDPNPDLYEYIKTSVEYLNITQDDIANFNLLFLFRLSKLLGFSIDNSTYHPDHVFNINDGCFYPTSSPGNYHTGPHSAKAIHALCTCQLQELKNIPLNQQGRKILLDIALLFLGFHLNLDFNTKSIRVIREIFS, encoded by the coding sequence ATGCACACGGTAAAGGCCATCATATTGAAAAGCATACCTCATTCCGAACAGCAACAAATTCTACATGTTTATTCGGAGGAAAGAGGCTACATGCAAATGATTACCCCGTTGGCCCTGTTCAAACGGAAAGCGAACGCTTCCGCCCAGTGTATGCAAATCGTGGAAATTGAATTCATCCCGAATGAAAGGGGCGGACTGCACAAGCTGAAATCTTTCTCCCCGCTTGTGAACACGTCTGCCATCTATTTCGACGTGTACAAGATGAATATCGCCCTATTATGGGGAGAAATATTAAATCTCGTGTTACGGGATTCCGACCCGAATCCCGATCTATACGAGTATATCAAAACCTCCGTGGAATACCTGAACATCACGCAGGATGATATTGCCAATTTCAACCTACTATTCCTGTTCCGGTTGAGCAAATTACTCGGATTTAGCATAGACAACAGCACGTATCACCCCGACCACGTGTTTAACATCAATGACGGTTGTTTTTACCCCACGAGTTCTCCGGGAAACTACCATACCGGCCCGCATTCCGCCAAAGCCATCCATGCCCTCTGCACATGTCAGCTGCAAGAATTGAAAAACATTCCGCTTAATCAACAAGGACGCAAGATTTTACTCGACATAGCCCTGCTCTTTCTCGGGTTCCATCTAAATTTAGATTTCAATACCAAAAGCATCCGGGTCATCCGGGAGATATTTTCTTAA
- a CDS encoding non-canonical purine NTP diphosphatase has product MKLVFATNNAHKLEEIKEMLGSQHEIVSLKEIQCHEDIPEEQDTLEGNALQKARYIHEKYGLDCFADDTGLEIKALNNAPGVYSARYAGNAHDSEANMKKVLQKMQNIPERQARFRTVIALILGDKEYLFEGIVNGEILTSKHGQKGFGYDPIFRPEGFQESFAEMPLHEKNGISHRGQAVRELCRFLNNL; this is encoded by the coding sequence ATGAAATTAGTTTTTGCTACCAACAATGCCCACAAACTGGAAGAAATAAAAGAAATGCTCGGCTCCCAGCACGAGATCGTTTCCCTGAAAGAGATTCAATGCCACGAAGACATCCCCGAGGAACAGGACACGCTCGAAGGGAATGCCCTTCAAAAAGCCCGGTATATTCACGAGAAATATGGCTTGGACTGTTTCGCGGATGATACGGGTTTGGAAATAAAAGCCTTGAACAATGCTCCCGGAGTCTATTCCGCACGATACGCGGGCAACGCCCACGACTCGGAAGCCAACATGAAAAAAGTTTTACAGAAAATGCAAAATATACCGGAACGCCAAGCCCGTTTCAGAACAGTTATCGCTTTAATTCTCGGGGACAAAGAATACCTGTTTGAAGGCATTGTCAACGGGGAGATACTCACAAGCAAACACGGCCAGAAGGGATTCGGTTACGATCCGATTTTTCGCCCCGAAGGTTTTCAAGAAAGTTTTGCCGAAATGCCCCTGCACGAGAAAAATGGGATCAGTCACCGGGGACAAGCCGTCCGGGAATTATGCCGTTTCTTGAACAACTTGTAA